The following DNA comes from Paraburkholderia phytofirmans PsJN.
ATTTTGCGCTATCGCGACCCGCGGCGCTTCGGCGCGGTGCTGTGGCATCCGCGCGAAGCCGGCGACGTGCTCGAGCATCCGCTGCTCGCGAGTCTCGGCGTCGAACCGTTTTCGCCCGCGTTTTCCGGCGCGCTAATGCACCGGCTCACGCGCGGGCGCAAAGTCTCGGTGAAGCAGGCGCTGCTGGCGGGTGAAATCGTGGTGGGCGTGGGCAATATCTACGCATCGGAGAGCCTGTTTCGCGCCGGCATCCGGCCGACCACCGCGGCGGGGCGCGTCTCGCTCGTGCGTTACGAGCTGTTGGCGGACGCCGTGCGCGTGACGCTCGCCGCCGCGATCGAGAAGGGAGGCAGCACGTTGCGCGACTTCGTCGGCAGCAACGGCGAAAGCGGTTACTTCCAGCTCGACTATTTCGTCTATGATCGCGCGGGACTGCCATGCCGCGTGTGTGGAACGCCGATCAAACAGATCGTGCAAGGGCAGCGTTCAACGTATTTCTGTCCCACCTGCCAGCGCTAAATCGTCGATGCCTTCTCGCTTAACTCCGCGTTCCACTTCGCCCGCCGCGCCGCAAGCGCCTGCTTTTCCAGTCATGTCCGATTTTTCCACGCGACTGATCGCGTGGCAGCGTCAACATGGCCGGCATGATTTGCCGTGGCAAAACACACGCGATCCGTATCGCATCTGGCTGTCGGAAATCATGCTGCAGCAGACGCAGGTGTCGACGGTGATTCCGTACTACGCGAAATTTCTCGCGCGTTTTCCGACCGTTGCCGCGCTCGCCGCCGCGCCGTCCGACGACGTGATGGCGTTGTGGGCCGGCCTTGGCTATTACACGCGAGCTCGCAATCTGCATCGCTGTGCGCAAGTCGTGATCGAGCAGCATGGTGGCGCGTTTCCGGCATCGGTTGAGGAACTGGCGGAATTGCCGGGCATCGGCCGCTCGACGGCGGCGGCGATCGCGTCCTTCGCGTTCGGCGCGCGCGCGACGATTCTCGACGGCAACGTGAAGCGCGTGCTGGCGCGCGTGTTCGGCGTCGAAGGTTTCCCCGGCGAAAAGAAAGTCGAGAACGCGATGTGGACGCTGGCGGAATCGCTGCTTCCGTCGAACGCATCGGATGCCGATGTCAGCGCGTACACGCAAGGCCTGATGGATCTCGGCGCGACGCTGTGCGTGCGCGGCAAGCCGGACTGTCTGCGCTGCCCGTTCGCCGCCGACTGCGTCGCTAACGTGACCGGACGCCAGCGCGTACTGCCCACGGCGCGTCCGAAAAAGACCGTGCCGACGCGCCACACATGGATGCTGGTGCTGCGCGACGGCAACGCGGTGATGTTGGAGAAGCGTCCGCCGTCGGGCATTTGGGGCGGCTTGTGGAGCCTGCCCGAAGCCGCCGACGAAGCCGCGCTCGCCGAGCGTGCGCGCGCGTTCGGCGGCGACGGTGCGGTCTCGCCGCTCGCGCCGCTCACGCATGTATTCACGCATTTCAAACTGGATATCGAGCCGCGGCTCGCGGAACTGGATCGCGGAGTCGGTGCTCTGGCCGCATTGGGCGACGCCGACACCGCGTGGGTCGCGCTCAGCGATCTCGATTCGTTCGGAGTGCCCGCGCCGGTGCGCAAACTGCTGGACGGGTTGCAGGGCTCGCTGATCTGATCAATCCGCTCACAGCGCGGCGTTCGCCTTCAGAGCAGTTGATGCTGCTGCATGTAGTGATGAACCACATCGATTCGCGCGCCGGCGTCCTGCAATTCCATCAGTTTCTGGCGAGCGCGCAGCGCGATCGGCAGCACTTCGGCAAGACGATTCGACACCCATGACGGATCTTCGAGCCTGAACGGTTCCGCGAACGGCAGGCTGTCCGGATCGCGCTCGCGAATCGTCGCAATGATCCGCTCAAGCACCTCCGCGCAGGCGCCGAATTTGGCCAATTGCTCGTTGCCTTCGAGCGGCATGTCCTCGCCGAGCGGCTCCGCCATGCCGACCAGCAAACCGCTCGATTCGACGCGATGCGACAGCAGACGAAAACGCCGCGTGCCGCGCGCGCGAATCAGCAGCATGCCGAAGGCTTCGACATCGCACTCGTCGATTTCAGCGAGACAGCCGATTGCTTCGGGCACCGAAGGCTCTTCCGCACGCGCTACTTCCGCGCCGCTTTTCAGCAGGCACACGCCGAACGGCGTTTTTTCGCGCAGACAGTCGCGCGCCATGTCGAGATAGCGCGCTTCGAAAATCTTCAGCGGCAGCAGTCCGTCGGGAAACAGCACCGTATGCAGCGGAAACAGCGGCACATCGGCAAGCACAGTAGAAGTAGAAGACATGGC
Coding sequences within:
- the mutM gene encoding bifunctional DNA-formamidopyrimidine glycosylase/DNA-(apurinic or apyrimidinic site) lyase — translated: MPELPEVEVTRRGIEPYVSGRKVERVDVRTPALRWPIPADLAKTLRGHVVRKVERRGKYLLFEIDAGWFIVHLGMTGTLRVLRHVPHPPAAAKHDHIDWIFDEFILRYRDPRRFGAVLWHPREAGDVLEHPLLASLGVEPFSPAFSGALMHRLTRGRKVSVKQALLAGEIVVGVGNIYASESLFRAGIRPTTAAGRVSLVRYELLADAVRVTLAAAIEKGGSTLRDFVGSNGESGYFQLDYFVYDRAGLPCRVCGTPIKQIVQGQRSTYFCPTCQR
- the mutY gene encoding A/G-specific adenine glycosylase, which gives rise to MPSRLTPRSTSPAAPQAPAFPVMSDFSTRLIAWQRQHGRHDLPWQNTRDPYRIWLSEIMLQQTQVSTVIPYYAKFLARFPTVAALAAAPSDDVMALWAGLGYYTRARNLHRCAQVVIEQHGGAFPASVEELAELPGIGRSTAAAIASFAFGARATILDGNVKRVLARVFGVEGFPGEKKVENAMWTLAESLLPSNASDADVSAYTQGLMDLGATLCVRGKPDCLRCPFAADCVANVTGRQRVLPTARPKKTVPTRHTWMLVLRDGNAVMLEKRPPSGIWGGLWSLPEAADEAALAERARAFGGDGAVSPLAPLTHVFTHFKLDIEPRLAELDRGVGALAALGDADTAWVALSDLDSFGVPAPVRKLLDGLQGSLI
- a CDS encoding LON peptidase substrate-binding domain-containing protein — encoded protein: MSSTSTVLADVPLFPLHTVLFPDGLLPLKIFEARYLDMARDCLREKTPFGVCLLKSGAEVARAEEPSVPEAIGCLAEIDECDVEAFGMLLIRARGTRRFRLLSHRVESSGLLVGMAEPLGEDMPLEGNEQLAKFGACAEVLERIIATIRERDPDSLPFAEPFRLEDPSWVSNRLAEVLPIALRARQKLMELQDAGARIDVVHHYMQQHQLL